Within the Telopea speciosissima isolate NSW1024214 ecotype Mountain lineage chromosome 4, Tspe_v1, whole genome shotgun sequence genome, the region gaagaaaatgaagcatAGAAATGTTCCCCAAGAATCTGTCAAGTTTCAGAATCCAAGTATCCAACATGTCTGACATGGACATGTCATCAACCTAGGAGAGTCCATGTAACAGTAACACTAAAGAGTGTGTGTGTGcgctcttattcttcttttgtttcgcAATGAATGAttgcattatttttttcctgttttgcaGCTCTCCATAGGTTTATAGAAGGTCCTCCATTCACCCTTCAGAGGCTCTGTGAGGTAATGTATGCTTCATgcattaaaaagaaagaaatggctGTAAATTCTTGTTTGCTGTTGGAAATGAAGTGATTGGCTTCATGTCATGAGTATAATTTGCGAGTAATGGTACTCAAAAGTGGGAAATAACATTTCTGAGTAATTTCACATGAAATTATAGGATTTGATGCTAGTGTTTTGTATATTACTATATTAGGGTGGCTTTATGGGTGCATTTCTGTGAAGTATTTATTACTTTGGTCTGTACAATTACCATGTATATTAACTGATATTTgattttttcgtttttctttttaCCTGGGCATTGAGCAGATTCTCCTTGCTGCATGGAGCATATATCCGAACCTGTCAAAGCTTGCTCTTGCTTTAGAAAAGGTTAGTTGCATGATTACTATAAATTGATTTGGTTAAGAGCCCTTGGACCTTATCTTTTGTCTAATGATTATTTTCACAACTCTATTGCACTCAGATATTCTTTTCTATGGCATTAAATGATATGATGGTTAATTAGTTTGTTACTGCAATAGTTTCTAGACAATAACATGGTGATATAAATTAGGTTTGGCAACCAATTAGTTCCTAACCCATCCCCACCGGGTGCTAAAAGTGAACAGAAAAAGAATAACAGAACGATTTATTCAGGATCGTATTCCTTTTCATTACTTGAAAAACTGtagccttctttttcttctatttctttctcaGGAGAAGTTTCCTCGGAGAGTTAATATGAATCTCTCTTTCTATTGAATATGATTCTAGCTTCTCAATAGTTCACAATGCTAAGTAGAACATTTCCTTTATGCCGTACAAATGACTTAGTGTAGCTCACTATAAAAGATTATCCAGATTTATTGAATCTTTTCTGTATTTCTAGTTCAATATCCGCAAAACATGTCATTTCAGAAGTTCTTCCCATTGTTGAATTAATCCCTTAGAATAATAGTTCAGCATCAGGGGCCTGCTTTACTGGGATAATCATGTGCCAGCTACGTTGAGAGTCCTGACATGAACTTTCAATTGATTTGAAGAAAGGATGAGAATCGTCATCATTTGAAAGGGGTCACTGTTGTGGAATGACAAAATAATCCAGGGTAGGTGTCAATTTTTAATTCCTTGCTGAGGGTTAGTGCTAAAATATTGATTTAATGTATTCACATTTCCGTGCCTTCAACAAAAGCAACTTGTCATGACACCTGCAGGAAATACTGTAAATACAAATTAAAAATTGAGGCTTTTCCATTTACACACAAGAATTTGGCATCCTGGAGGCTGAGGATTTCCTGGGCAAGTGAGCCAGGGTTGGATGCACTTAGCTGTATGTTATGCTCCTCAGGTGCACACACCTTGAGAAACCATGCTGGGAATGTGTGGTGTAGATTCTTGTGGTGCATGGACCTTCCCTTGGTAGGTCTCAGCATGCAGTGCAAGTACATTTCCTTTGTCATAGACTGTTTAATTCACGTTATTTCAGCCTCTATGCCTAAAATGATTCTCTTGTTGTGAATGTTCATGTTAGCCCCTGTTCTCTCTTTTACTTGCGTGGTTTTGTTAATCTAATTTACTAATGTTGTCCCCACTTGTAGAATTTGTCGGTGACCTCAACTCTATCCAGGGCCACTGATCCATGCCCATCGATGAAACAAATGCTGAGTGAACCTGCCAATGGGAATCAAGATCCCCAAGGTCTCTCCAATCCGATCCAAAATGGGGTTGAAGGTATGGCAGGTGATGGGGATGAAGAAATGGTAGAGGCAGAGGCAGGGGAGGTTGAGGAAGGTAACAAGGACATTAATATGGAGACCACCAGCAAAATAACTGATGGAACACAAGAAACAAGATCTGAtggaagcaccaattttgagcTTTCTACTGACTCCTCTCCTTCAATTGAACAGCGTAACTCTGTTGGCTCATAGACATACAGCTTTACTTGTCTGGCAATGAACTAGCCAGGTCTATATTTCTTTGATTCGGGCTATTTTAGCCATGTGTGCTCTGCTACAATAGTAATCTGACAAAAGATATTTGttccaaagaagggaaaaactTGATCATtggttcctctttttttttcatccgAAACATTAAACCAGTATTGAGATACGCTTCAACTGGTGGGAgagttcttatttttttattcccctcTTCTTCGTATCATCTATGCCAAGGGTCTCTGTTGAAAGGATGGCACACTGATCCGGTATTTGCAAAGATTTGGAGCTGCTCTGTTTGTACATTCCATGTTTCTATGACCTTTGCCTTAATCAGCAGTGCATGGAAAAGGTTAGTGAAAGTTGCTAAATAAGATTCAGGAGGGGTGAACCCCCTACCAGCATTGGAGGAGTTTGTGGGTATATCTTTGGAAGGAAGATGTTTTTTTTATCTAAGCCTATCGGCTGTAACGGAACTCCCTGATCTTATCGTTCTCTACGGTCCTATAAAAGAGCTGCCTCCAGCCTTTTTCTTCCTCTGATATACCCTTTTTGCATGTCCTTGGGTGATGAAGACATGTGGGTGCACTATTACGGGGTGGAGATTGTAATTTTTCATGAATTTCCTATTTATCACTGATGTAactttgcttctttctttttctcagaaTCGATGAATGAAACAATATTTCAATTccaatttctggtttttttttcttcccccccaccccccaaaaaatttCCTTGCCACAATGGTTCAGTTTCTATTATTATCAATTATACAAGTTAGATCCCAGATGTAGAAATAGAAGTAGGTAGAGCCCCTCTTCTTCATCAAAAGCAATGTGATTGTCGCGGGGGAAGAGGAGAGATGGTGAGAGGAGGTTGATCAGGTAGGGGACATCAAAAAATTTAACCGGGCGTAAGACATGTTTCTCTTAGTATATGATCTGAAAGGGGTGCATATGAATTAGATTGACAGGAGGTTTTATACTGTTCCGGTAACCTTTCAGGTGAATGACCGATATGACAATTTGGTGCATGCAGCAAACGTACTACTATCTCATCTTTTAGATTATGTTTTGACATTACTGGGTTCAATTTAGTTTATTACGTTGGAGGATTTTGATAATACAATAAACAGCCATATCTGTGTGATTTACTAATCGGCCCTTCTTCAAAATTGCTACCAAAATCTCTAGTAGTTCAGCAAGTGTTAGCTCTACAGGTCATGGATAACAATGTAGAATTGGCCATGGGTTGTTGGGTTATCACTTACCTCCCTCTATCAGGTACTTGGAAACCCCACAATTTAAGCGAGTTGAAGATTAATAACAGATATCAACTCAGGGGGTCCAATCCTCCCTTTTGAATACAAAATACAGCAGGAAACATCATGAAGCTTAAAACTGatgaacacacacacacaaacaacaaaaaaacaaacaaacacgaAAGCCAAGTATACTCTCTACCTTACAATAAAAAAATGGCAATCTAGGGATCAGAAAATACTACaaaattgggattttctagTGACTATCCAGCAAAGTATGGACTAGAAATGACTACAGTAATAGGCAGCAGATTGTCATCTAATCTGTAGAATCTTGAATACTCTGTAGGAGATTCTCAATCCTGTATTTCATAACAGGCTGACCTGATCGTGTCTTCTTAAACATCTTCTCTCTCACTACCTTCCTTCGAGCTTCAGCTTGTTCTCTCGCTTCCTTCTTTGCTTGGATGATTGcctctctctccatctttgCTTTCTCATCCTCTTCACGCTTCTTTTCATACAATTCTCCCAAACTATGtgtgctcttcttcttcttgttcttttcatttgtCTTTATATCATCTCCATCTTTTCTGTTATCCTGTAATAACACCCGAAAACTGTTTGTGGTTACACATCATGTTACAAGAAAAAATCTATTGACAATAATCTTACATATTACACTAAGCTGATAGGCAGTAACCACATCAAGTAAAATCATAATCATGATGGTTTATATAAGATCTCCAGTGTTGATAAGACCCACAAAAGTGTTCCATTTGCCTGGATAATGGCGATTTACTCCATCTTAATGCTTTCCAGCCGACTTAGGTGTTGAAAACAAGAAGTCCAATTCCCTTGATTTAATGGACCCAGCAAGAACAATAATCAAAGAGTCTGCTTGAAAGCTAAAAGAAACTTCAAGTACAAACCTCTGGTGATTCTTTGGTTGCAAAAAAATTGTTCCCTGTTTCATTTTGTTGCCTCAACAATTTCTTGTACTTGCTCACTTGTTTGGCATTTTTATAAACCTCCCTTTGCTTCTCTGAAACATTAAAATTAAGTTCATTAGCCATGAAGATAGAAACGATAGGAATGGGGGAAGGAAGAGAAAACTACCTAAAAGATGAAGCAGCATTGTAGCTTCGAGCCCTAACAATCAATTAAAACATAAGTTTATTGAATTAAGTAAGGTCGATGACTTGCTCATGAGAGAATGAATCATGAAATAACAACGGTGAGAGAGCAGATCACATCTCTCACACCCACCAAAGACCCAAGGTTTATATCCAATAGCCTGCTTATTCTGTTATTCACACTTTTTCAGGGTTGTTCTTAATTTTCTTCTCTAAAACCACAGGATGTGGAAGCTATGGTATACAAATATGCTCACTCTAGTTTTTGGCCACACCCTGGACAAGAGACTGCCTTCTTGTTAAATACTCTTTCTAGATCAGGTAGTAAAACACATTTACAATTTATGAGTTTCTGACATTATAAAAACTCTTTTTGGATTCTTCATCGTTTTGGTTACTTCTTGATGCAATGACAGTATAAATGGGAGAAAAACGTGCTCCTCATCCAATTCGGTTGTACTAATTGAATACTACAGAACACAAGCAGCCAAGATACAGAAAATGGAGTAAGCAAATTACATGGGGAAGGAAGCAGGCAGAGTGGACAAAAAAGGTAGTTGGTTTCCACTGCAATGCACAGAAAAGCCCAAAAAGTTGTACCTCAGCTAAGTTGTGCATCGCATGATCTGCAGACCCGGGGACTAGGAAGGTTAGGATTCATGCCAGGATCACTAAGTATTTATCAGTAACCTATCTCCTGATTGCTTGTCTTAGGTATTATGTTCCACTTACTTGGTAAGATTACAAGGTTTCCAGTCATCAAAACTTTTCCTTGATTCAGAAAGTTCCCAGACAGGGGCACCCACAACCCCCTTTTCTCTCCAGGTTATAGATAGTGTCAAGCCAAGGGATTCCCCCCCTGCCATCTGTTACTCATGGAACTTAACCCTCCATGGCTTTTTAATTCCTCAAAAGCTAGTTAGGCCGATCCAAGAACCTTGCAATGGTGAGCGTAATTCAACTTGTTCAAGGTTCAGATTGATCCATGTGGAAAGCCAAGAGCGAATAGCCCAAATTGGAAACTTAAATTCATCTGAATCATTTGTAATTTACGGGTCATGAAATGGACTGGTTAGCCACCACGCCTCTGTTTCCTTCAATCCCAACTATCAGTTCTAAGCATCAAACCTACACTTCAGTGGCTAAACCTGAGATTTGAGTTGGACCCACAAAACAAAACCACAAAATTCTTGCATTCATGTTGCTTTCCTACCCTCCCTcccaaccaattttttttttttttttttggttgcagtTGCCACTGATTTTCTACTCACGTAATTGGAACTCCACAAAATTATCGATCGGACGACAAAGGAAATGACAAGCAAACAAACCAATGGATAAGAAGAATGAAAAGGTAAGATTAAAAAACATTGAAAACccttgggggtggggggtgaatgaaaaccctaaaatttaataacaAGTAGATGTTAAAATTGAAGTAGGTCAAGTCTGTTAATGAAGAATAGAAGGCTTACTAATGAGGGAAGGATTGTAGTTTCTGCTCTTAGACTTGGCATTGGCGAAAGTTTCAAGCGGCAGACCTCCCCCTcccaatctcttcttcttcgtaaTATTATTCGTATTCTTCTTGAATGTGAATGATGATTTGGAGCCCTTCTCTCCATTCCCTTTGATGTGATTTTCGTCTCTTCGCTCTTTCATCTTTGTAGAGAAGAGAAACTTTGTAGAAGAACAGCTTGACCCAGAGAAAAGAGATAACTAAACTAACTTCCTAAAGTTCAGAAAAAGCTCTCTGATCCTCTACTGAAAGTCCTGCCTGAAATTAGTTTTTAGGGTCTTATGTCGGTCTGGGTTGGACGATCCGAAACGAAACATCAAAATcggtttttatttttaggttaAAAATAGACAAGAGTTCGGGATTGTAGCACCTGCGCCCAAAAGTCTCttgcgaaatgaccgccctaccctAATGACATGCAGAAATCTCACCCCTATTAATGCTTCCATGTGCCCtccattggcccccatgctggTGTAGGAGCCATACTTCCAGACAGAAAACTCTCTCCCTTATTTTTAGGGATAAAGAATGCCACCTGGTTGCACAACGAATGCCGCCcatgtgcccagacacaagagcgtgtgaaatgaccactgtACCCCTAGTCATTTCTATCTTTTCAGGGGGTGTGAGGGTCATTTCGCTAGTGCCGTTCTTTCTCCCGTTTGTGAACAGCCTTTCTGAGCTGCCAACATGGGCTATCTGTCTCATCTcacttctctccttccttcccctTCCCGTATAGACGAATCATTGAAGCACGCTTCGATTGATGTGCTACCTATATGGTTATACCGCTAGCTCAGAGAATCTctcctttttaatttttgggtaaGGGTTTACGCATGCCCACTTGAGTAGATAAAAT harbors:
- the LOC122657479 gene encoding rRNA-processing protein FYV7; translated protein: MKERRDENHIKGNGEKGSKSSFTFKKNTNNITKKKRLGGGGLPLETFANAKSKSRNYNPSLIKKQREVYKNAKQVSKYKKLLRQQNETGNNFFATKESPEDNRKDGDDIKTNEKNKKKKSTHSLGELYEKKREEDEKAKMEREAIIQAKKEAREQAEARRKVVREKMFKKTRSGQPVMKYRIENLLQSIQDSTD